Within the Clarias gariepinus isolate MV-2021 ecotype Netherlands chromosome 27, CGAR_prim_01v2, whole genome shotgun sequence genome, the region atggaaattgagcctggccgggaatcgaacccggaccctcgaggtacaaggcgacagtgctaagcactacaccagaaataaaactttgtactacacctggaacacttaacaagaaaacacactctgttacacaccagggttcaaacAGCAGTGATGAAAAATTTAAgagttttaaacaaataagcttCTTATCTCTTCTatatcaatattttaaaatgttaaatttgtaaataaatctttaatctcttaatatattaattattgggtaataatttaaaagttttctaattgcttttgttgtttaaaacatGTTACAGCTCTGTGGAAGAAATACTGATTTATAAAGTCTGTTAGATTGAACTAAATCTAATCACTATAAATTGGTCGATATGTGATctcttacttttcttttttgaccCTGGTGTGCTGGAATATATAAACAACcagagtattattattattattattattattattttatcaaagtgcaaataatatttgtcaaaaacatgcattcttttgataatgatatatatatattttattaatgttatggctgattggtgtatctCACTGTTGATTTGGACAAAAAATTACATGGCTATAATAATTGAAATCTAAGGAATGATTTGCCGCCAGTCAGATGTTTCGAGAGactgttgtcagagaggactgATGCTCCAGCTCTTTTAGGATGCAGGCCGtcagtgtggtagagcctagaACGCTCCCACAAAACATTGAAgatatcaacaaagggtaatttCTGTTGTTGAGatcaagattgtaaccattcattaaaagcaaataatctactgaacctctaaATTCCTTGCTGAAATGTGGGAAGCGGATGATGGAGGACAACAAATCCAATATTCTCTTTCAGGGCAGCGGGCACCTgggcagcaacatcaagaactcgggcaccaggtaaacagcgagtGCTCATCTTACCTTTAGCCGTGGTAGCACGGACGATGGAGTCTCTGATGATCAGCATGTCGTGTACCAATTTTGCGAAGAGGAGAAAAGTGGTTTCGGGTTTAGATTTTaaagacgggtggtggcggagggGGAGAAGTCCTCGCCCAGGGCCTGGACCATGTCTTCCGTTGCTGCTGCATCCAGACTCGGTGGCCGGAGTGAATGAAACCTGGGCGGGCCATGTCCTTGGTGCACACAGTGTTAAGGTTGTTGAAGAATTTGTGTCATGCTGAGAATTTACCTGAGACAGGTGAACACCGGTCCATGATGGTTCTACTGTAGCTTTACCTGTAGTTCTGCTTCTCCACAGCCTCCAGCTCCAAATTTACTGAATGCAGCTCGAGTCTATCCTCACCTGCACTCAGAGGCAGAcacacaaccgacatggtgttTAGTGTAAAAACTGAGGTGTGAGTTTAGTGTAAACTGAAAAGCGTAGGCAAACTTATGATAGCCGGGCTAATGGGCTAGTGATGCTAATGGGATAGCTGGCTAGAAGCGGGTGCGCTGGAAAACAACGACAAGCGTTTTGAATGagtatattataaaatactgACACGTGTTTACTCTTCATAAGAAGACAAAAGGTTAGAATATTAAACTAGAAAATTGGGAATTATAAATTAGTCTGATGAAGCTGGTGGAGTCAAATAATGTTCTATGTCTCTCATTCTCGCTCTTAATCAGTAATATATGCTGAGTCAAGTCAGGTCCTTAAATGCTGCTGTTTACGGACCTTGAATATGGTGTAATTTTTGGTCCAAATTCCCAAATGAGAAATTTTTGTGTGctcaaatattatttttgaaaattaCATCTTAATTCTCTCACAACTTGtacctccctttctctctctctctcgtgctctCTCAATACCCCAACACTGCACTCCTTTAAGTTGTGACAATCCTATAATGATGATATAATTTCAGAGACTGGAGAATTGTGTTCACTGTATCCAATGTTCATCTCCCACTTGGACTGATTCTGAGGCTCTAACTGAATAATTAACGAGTGATTAAATTTCAGTAAATTCAGAGACTGAGACTACAACTTGTATGCATCGTCTCCAAACAGTGACTGTAGagtgaatgtataaaagcaCAATGTTTGTGGTATTTATAGCAGAGCTGCTCAGTCTGTGGTTTTGCTCAGTGTTACCACGGCAACGTTACACAGTTGTGTGTGTCTCCAAGTCCTGTGTGTGTTaaggtgacaaaaaaaaaagaaaaagaaaaaataatgaagcCACACGTTAAATCACTGACAGATTAATGATAAGCAGTTCAGCTCTAAAAGGGGATTAAGTCTAAGTTCAGACTGTGTTCGATTAGAGTGTGTTACTGACCAGTGCACCAGAATTCAACAagactgtcacacacacacacacacacacacacacacacacacagtttattaacacttaataatttaaacacataTGCTCTtcctaaacactgaaatgtgtgtattgtgtgagaTGATGTGAAAAGTGCTGCAGAAAGTGAAATGAGAAACATGGAGTTTAAACTGAGAGTCGAGTCTAAAGTTAATAAATGCTCCTCATATTTCACTTTAGCAGATACTTAAAGATAGACACTTTCTTCACActgctacttcctgtttctcATTAACAGGAAGTTCTGCAGTCCTCCCCTCCTCCCCCCACACTGGTACTTTAAGTTCCAGGTTCcaccatattgagactgtgtctgttcccccgagataaacacaaacacacatgatgGAATTCTCAGAAAGTTTCCTCTAATAATCTAATTACTAGAAGATAAAATGATCATCACATGCACGGCCAGTACctttgatctgaagctaggactgataaacattacatctcttatatttaatgtgtttatggAACTAGAACTGATCAGATACTAGAATTAGACCAAATGAGTAGTGGAGCTCTAAATGAACACACTACAGTCATGGGGAAAAAGAAAGTACACCCTCCTTCAGTTCtatgtgtttaatgatcagtTTTTAATGATTGCTGTAGATATTCATTATCGCTCCCCATTTCCCAGACACAGTACAGGAATAGTGAGAGCCTCATGCTTTTCTACATGTGCTTCACCTGGGGAGACTTTGGCAGGAAGTCCACCTGTCACCAACCACAGTGTTCTTCCAGACTCTCAGAGAGACAGTGAACAGTGTTATCAATGTTTTTAAGAAGGAGACCAGCAGGAGGAGAGAGACATGGACAGTGATGACAGAGAAGCCAGAAAAGACAAAACTCACAGAGATGCTGATGCTGGGGGCTTTGGACATGACGTCCTGGTTAAgttagggccaggggtagctcagtggttaaggcattgggctacggttcagaagatcccaggttcaaaccccacaaccaccaagttgccactgttgggcccttgagcgcggcccttaaccctcaactgctcagatgtgtaatgagataaaaatgtaagtcgctctggataagagcgtctgccaaatgcctaaatgtaagtttAAGATGAAGTTAAATTATTACCATTACTGGCACTTAAAGTTTCTCATTAGTGAACTCtgtctatgtgtctgtgtgtcagtgtaAACTTCACAGAAGAACTCTTTAGTTTATATCTCTCACTTTAAACCACAGTGCTGTTTCCattaacactgacacacactctctggtgTGAGATGGAAACTAGAGGACAAACGTCTCAAACCAAACAGCAGTGTGAGGACATTAAGAATAATAgacaattatcattattaataataataatcataatcataatcataattattataataataatttgtattattattattatcatgaaaCTAATAATTGATATTTGtataaattgtataataatttatatacttttaGACATGTTTTATAGAGGTTTATTAAATGATTCATATCTACTAAAAGATGTGAGATTATCCTATAATTAATATCAGTTCTTTCTCTGCTGTTTTGTCCTTCTGTgagctgctgattaaacactcagtctcagaaactcagaaaccacaatgttatttctgttcaactgaaacaactgcatgatgtgagagagcgctgctgcagtcagtaacacttcTACACGTGTGTTTCAGTTGAACACTCAGTCTAAACACATGAGTCCACTCTCATTACTGCTTTTAGATTGGtttgggggcggagcttatAATAACAAGGTTTCGCACAGAGTGATTAATTCTGAACCGTGGATCGTTTCCATACATCACTTATGTTTGTCCCTCATGTGTATGCAATGGTTCATCtatttatatacacagtggaaccttggattgcgagtataATTGGTTTTGGAAGCGtgtttgtatatcaaaacactcgtaaatcaaagtgaattttataagaaataatgaaaactcagatgattcatttaacaacacaaaaatatttatataaaaacaattaatgtaaaatataaagtaaaaataaaacgaattaacctgaactttacctttaaaaaaacgcAGAGCTGACATTCCAGTAACTTGTGCCTTTATTGACCACAACAGAAAGGCATGAAATAGTTACAACAAAAActaatgacacacaaacacacacacacacacacacactgcttcctGCGTTCAGCTGCTTGTTCTCCATTTTGAACATAAAAATCCTTATATATatgatagatagagagagagagagagatagatataTGTATAATTACTTACTACTGCCATTTAGTGTAGAGGTGGATTTACTGTTCAcctgtccactagatggcagtagtgATGGTAAGCAGCTGAATGTGGCAAGCTGAAAGAATGTGTGTGATTGGTTTTAGACACAATCACTGCAAAAGACTCCCAGCTACAGTGGTTAGGACCagagagaggagggggggggggtgggggggctgtTGTGTAGAACACACCTCCgtgcaagcacacacatacccgccgcaggcacacacacacacacacacacacacacacaaacacttaatagggccaggggtagctcagtggttaaagcattggactacggttcggaagatcccaggttcaaaccccacaaccaaagtcgctctggataagagcatctgccaaatgcctaaatataaattaaatgtgcTTTAGAGAAAAAACAATGGCTCAATTGTGATTGTTACTCTCAGCATCAAAACAAGTGTTAGAAGATTTTATTAATGGAGCCCCAGCATGAGACGTGTGTATTCCTTAATGTTCTCTGTACAAATACAACAACAGTAACGTTGCTCCAGGCGAAAcaaagtgtgtttttatttatctgtaaaGATCCACAACCCCAAACCCAGtctgacatttactgtaaaacactttatttcaaATATTAACCTTACAAAAATAATTAGTGAAAGGTCGGTACTGAGACTGTACATCGCCCCTCCCCCACAGCAGGATTCCACATTATTCCTCTTTGGGGTTGTTAGATCTGCTGACctaaaagcacttcattaaacttcttctatcagagaggttccagcacacaggactgatagagctccagtagatcatatctgtaaagtcatgtgactcatcacagcatcagaatagacaagaattcactgtgagcttcacatctcattacagctaatggaccaatcaaatcagtccacagcttcaaaacatccaatcaggcgtgagtctggacctggttttctactgaacacacaagttcattacctcactatcactttgtctaaacaggaacgatgatcacactctttgtggctctttactctctgctttgtctctgcacaactggtgaggaacattttaaacacttttatttaaaatagtcattttacatgttttactaaatcatcaaaattaaatattaaacactttttacagGAAACACTTCTGACATCAAGGAGTTTCAAGTTAAAACAGTAAAGCCTGGAGAAGCTGTAACTATGGAGTGTAACATTAGtggggacaaaaacaaaaatagttttgcTTGGTACAAACAGAGTTTTGGAGAAGTGCCTCAGTTTTTTGCGAGACCGTACGCTAGCCCTCCTGGCTACATATTGGCTGAGCGATATAATAATAGCCGcttcagtgttactgtaaaggaccaaaagtttgatctcaatattaatgaaataagagaagatgatggaggagaatatttctgtggatatGTGGAGGGAACTAACCTAAagttcacatctggaacacgtctgcagtttgaaggtaaacagttttactctgataacctgctaattccagatcaacactttaaccagaattatgtgtacatgtgcattaaatgttgaatatttcacattattcatatttagtatcatttctgtttatttgctgcttttccaatttatttgtaaaggtgaagagatgaaaccctgtcctacacctggaacacttaacaagaacacacactctgttacacaccagggttcaaacagcagtgatggagaaggtcagagttttaattaaataaactctCTTTAATTTTGTCAGTGGTGGACgatgtacacaaatcctgtacttagatatttaagtttttttttttttctccagaaaagtagaagtcctctaTTTAAATTAGTATTTAAGTACAAGTGGACTTTTCCCTGATCTTCTCATTGAGACGCTCTTATGCCACTCTGGACACATCtcttaatataacatttaacaattaattaatatttacccGAGTCCATGTTTTAACACTGAATGGTAACAGTTTTATCCTATGAGATTGGTTGATTAGttttaaacactacacactaaGGTAGTACAGCTCGCTAGCTAATGGAAATGGATAAGACTTTAACTGATTATTAGCTCCAGCCTGTGTTACTGTATTGGGTTGTGGTGTAGtgatgttttactgtgtaagagTTACCAATTACTTAACTGACTGGCGAGTCACAACATAATCATGGTAATGATGGATTaagacacagacacaaagaaatATTTCACTGTAGTGAGCTAATGTGGCGAGGCGCTGTGTGCACAGATCAAATCTCACTATAAATACCCAAACCGTTAaggaaaatatgtaaatgtggaTTATGTCACCACTTTACAATAAGGGGAACTAAATACTTAATGGAAATCAGGCACACAAGTTTGTTACCACAGGGGCAGAGACATGGAATCAGTATACAAACTGTTTATTAAAGTTATAATAACCAAATAAAATATAGTGTTGATAAGCTAAACTACCACAGCTCGATACACCACTGATTACTAAGGCTTACCCGCAGCAGGGTAggctagcacacacacacacacacacacacacacacacacacttaaactcCCAGCTCAGGGGCCTAAAAAACACaccacaaaataaatgaaagaccacaaaagacaaaataaatagaCTAAACAATTATCAATAATACACAATTCTCAACATCACTGATAAGGAACCATTAACACTCGACACAGAAAAACAATATGTAGCGAAAAATGTTAAACAGGCCGaggaaacaacaaaaacaataatcaaaGAAATcatacaataaacaaacaacccTAAATACACAAAGCAGCAGAACAGCAGCTCAGTCATAATCCTGTTCTGTACAAAAGGCGCTTCCAATCAAATGATCCATCCTGCAGATATTAATCAGGGAGACACACAAGTCATACAGTTTCTCACAGTCCAAATCTCCACAGTTTACTCAGAGATGAACTCAAACCAGCTGGAATGAAAACATGTCAGTTATATTAAGCATAAATTCCACCACCTGGTTAATAAAACTTAACCTACCAGGAGATAATGACAGCCTGCACACCACCGCCAAgccgggaacaagatgctgttCCAACTACAATAAGTAAATGTGCTTAGCTGAAATGCACGAGCTCACTGCAACATTAGCAAAACAGCTAAAAACATATCTGCTAAACAGAGACCCACACACACCAAGGGCGGAGCTAGCAATGACGCAACCCAGGTAGCCAGACTGCAGTCTTTATATAACAGACACTAAGCTGTGACAGGTTGTCATTCTAAATCAGGAGTGGGAACTTATCCACTCAACCACACTTACATTAGAGTTAGAGAATTACATTGGTGTTTCAATTTACACATGTTTTTCCCACTCATAAGTTTGAAGGAAGGACATGTAACATAATGTAGTAAAGTAGAAAGTTtacaatttacttttaaatgtagTGGCGTTAAAGTAAAAAGTCCCTCAAAATTAAAATACTTAACTAAAGAACAGAAACTTATAAAAAGATACAGtcgaaccttggattgcgagtaacttggtctgcaagtgttttgcaaaattgaaaataaattttaacttaaaaagcGAGTGAGGTCTTGCAATGTGAGTAGTACATACACGCTTTATCtcccgagtgtcacgtgatcacaactgagccaatggttcttctctctcttggctgtgagattgtgggtaatcatctcccatgctcgATCTCATTGTGCctgcgtcactcgtatagtcaacaccagtttgtgtgtgtactgtttactataacaccgtGACCACgtgtgactgttctttagtaaccgTACTGCAATAACAGTCCTCGTGaagtaaaaggttaaaaagtctGTAGGAGTGCGGGAGATGATTCTGTTTAAGGACAACGCAACGTCACATTTCCACcaaatcctcaaaaggaggcaaaagcgaGTGTAAttagaccagtggttctcaaacattttctgtcgttTCCCACTTAAGGcagtgggcgaattttcaagccccacttgtcaacaaaattataacgaaatcggccaagtttactatttattgaaatatcaatttctaaaccaataagatcaaataacaccaagttaaaaacagataaaatacacgttctattgttataacagacttacttcgtcacttatctagagctttctttcaaagaagtcgagtggcttattaatgtgactggggtgtgttgtctctaagtgtcttcctactttgttgggtctcgtgctgtctgctgccagcggattaagacaaaaaacacacacgtctctcctctgcccccaccatccccaccatgaatccaagcgcaacatacagtaggcttcatcatgttttcctttcggctggatttttggttgattaggctgatagtgctgaatcacctgcttatttgtggtccatgtaacaaatgtatccattgacgttattacgctcactacatacagtacgctactgacccgatttgtgtccgcggtaaagttagtttgatatttgcATCtccgaatatatatatatataatagctgtgtaaataaacccgcaaataagatacccacatatattttctctctacattgtctttaagctacatccgccttaaattatgcatgtttaaaagcataaacaccattactctctacggcgcaacgagtgatttagggatcatcgcaaaatgccgcacaccaacaaaaagcgtagaacgatattgatcctcccttctgttcagcgcccgAAGGATCAAAaggcaactttgttgccacactgaaaactagaaatgccagactagtactgcctgataaaatattaatgtttaacaaaaatacagaaacatcagcatacacattggaataaatgaaatgacatatataataccgaatgtttccttatatattgttcctctgcagttaacatgccgacgttaaaccgttattgttggactatggttccactttttctcttatgttattttaatttacttgtattaatgatccatttctttgcgtgtgattgtttcgtttcgagtgtccgatctttattgtcaataaagaaaagcatgaattagaataggtactttcctattattttccactaattccctcccgttcattgcgccccacctgtcatgtctgtattcaccACTAGTGGGGTGCGCCCTACACTTTGAAAACCACGGCATTAGAGAGTTTCACTGTTAAAGTTACACAAaaaggaggaagagaaagaagaggATGAGGAAAAAGAGGTTATTGTGTAGAACGATTAGTtattgtgtgtgaaagtcgtcctataCATTAAacccctccttctcctccttctcGTCTCTTCTCCCTAATGCCAGGCCAATTCTCTGCaaggtaaattgcaggttaatctgttttatatttactttatatttactttaattaatacatttttatatgaatatttttgggttgtggaacaaatcatcagaGTTTGCATTATTCCTTATGGGGGAAATGTGATATacactttgatatatgagtgctttggattacaaTCACATTTCCAGAATGAATAATGCTCGCAATCTAAGGTTTAACTGTAGTTAAGTACAGTAACAGGTTTATATTTACTCTGTTGCTGTCCACCACTGCACTTTGTATAACAGAATTTTCTATAGATTAAATCATCTTCtttgaataaattatttaatttctaaagGTGAAGAGATAAAACACTGTTCTACACCTGGAACACACGACACCACACCTTCTGCTTCAGGTGATCAAACTGGTAAgagttttaatgaaataaacttgcttttagatttttttttaaagatatagtTAAAACATTCCCTGTGTAATCCAATATTTATataagtgttatttatttatttatttattattatttcaggagTTACGcatcagattattgccttaaTAGCCACCAATATAATATCTGTTATTGTAATTGTGGCTCTGGTTGGAGTTTTACTTAAACAACAaggaaaaggtttgtttaatttattttattattattattattattattattattattatttatagagtTACTGTAAAAATTGTTACTAAAATGTGAATCCTTTCTCCATTTAATCTTTACTTGTGTGTATTATTGTTCAGGTTCTTCATCAAACAACCATCAAACTCCCACCAATCAGGTAATCCAGTCTTCTATTCATTGTGATTCtgttctgttaaataaatacacatctgACCTACAATCCACAATGTACAGAGAAATTTAAGACAAATATTTACAGAATATCAATGTAATCATTATATTTAGTCTTTTAATCCGCTCTGGTTTATAAACGTCTCTTGTTCTTTATCAGGCTGATGATGAAGATGTCTTGAACTATGCAGCTGTGAGTTTTGCTAAGAAACCTTCATCCTCCAGAACATCCAGAGACACGAGCCATCAAGACGTTTATgcacaagttaaaataaaatagataaagagaaataaagtcaGAACTGAAAAACAATATGAATGTAATCATCCCAGTTTGTACACAGATGTGttatttagacaaaaaaaaatttattgctgAAACGTTCATTATTATTTCCAAACtgtttacttgtattaattTGCTCTACCTGATAGATCTttattgtttgcttgttttatttctttttcaactTT harbors:
- the LOC128514876 gene encoding uncharacterized protein LOC128514876, producing the protein MITLFVALYSLLCLCTTGNTSDIKEFQVKTVKPGEAVTMECNISGDKNKNSFAWYKQSFGEVPQFFARPYASPPGYILAERYNNSRFSVTVKDQKFDLNINEIREDDGGEYFCGYVEGTNLKFTSGTRLQFEGEEMKPCPTPGTLNKNTHSVTHQGSNSSDGEGSSSNNHQTPTNQADDEDVLNYAAVSFAKKPSSSRTSRDTSHQDVYAQVKIK